A region of Polyangiaceae bacterium DNA encodes the following proteins:
- a CDS encoding GAF domain-containing protein produces the protein MSGESDRARELEARVKRLEAKLARSEKTVRALRDVGLALGSTLDLDQILELILGKISELLDADRATLYLLDEHRGLLMSRVTLGGEVRSIELPVGEGIAGHVAKYGKTARVKDAYNDPRFLRSWDELTGYRTRSILAAPMRNHVGRTIGVVQVLNKRSRKNGFSKHDEELLSALSTQAAISIDNSRLFLSVIQKNMQLVETKEQLEHRIADLALLFELETSMSGAGSLEDLSRAVISAAARACGARAGGLLIDEGEAGVFLYFVEPRPSNHATRDAEVKRLQVKRGDGLLGWSMAHNQPVQVGPQDPPTGPVAEAALTRMHPSLDFDVESAVVVPLEGEGDKPLGALGIYNAKNPHGFTQEHRSLLRLVSANASTAVRLFCSRMEREKSERLSAIGRLLSGVMHDMRTPLTVISGYVQLMSMANDPNVRADHMRLILKQFDAISAMQRELLEFARGERSILVRKVYLTKFFGDLEKQLALELEGRPVSLVMELDDRGTARFDEAKVTRVVHNLVRNAVEAMEPLGEGQVVVRAFRRGPDFVLSVADTGKGIPEPVRERLFQSFVTSGKPGGTGLGLAIVKKIVDEHSGSITVDSTEKGTTFTIVFPQEPPTTRSVGPANAVAPAAAPPQESAAKPSRGSQPGEAPAQGRRGLANRSSSPGGQDAGRTSS, from the coding sequence GTGAGCGGTGAATCCGATCGCGCGCGAGAACTCGAGGCTCGGGTCAAACGACTCGAAGCCAAGCTTGCGCGTTCGGAAAAAACCGTCCGCGCTTTACGCGACGTGGGACTCGCGCTCGGTTCGACGCTGGACCTCGATCAAATCCTCGAGCTCATTCTCGGCAAGATCAGCGAGCTGCTCGATGCTGATCGCGCGACGCTTTACTTGCTCGACGAGCATCGTGGGTTGCTCATGTCGCGCGTCACGCTCGGTGGTGAAGTGCGTTCGATCGAGCTTCCCGTTGGCGAGGGCATCGCGGGTCACGTCGCCAAGTACGGCAAGACGGCGCGCGTGAAAGATGCCTACAACGATCCGCGATTCTTGCGGTCATGGGACGAGCTCACGGGGTATCGCACGCGATCGATCCTTGCGGCGCCGATGCGCAATCACGTGGGCCGCACGATTGGTGTCGTGCAGGTCTTGAACAAGCGCAGTCGCAAGAACGGTTTTTCCAAGCACGACGAAGAGCTCCTCTCGGCGCTGTCCACGCAAGCCGCGATCTCGATCGACAATTCGCGCCTGTTTCTCTCGGTCATCCAGAAAAACATGCAGCTCGTCGAGACGAAGGAGCAGCTCGAGCACCGCATCGCAGACTTGGCGCTTTTGTTTGAGCTCGAAACATCCATGAGTGGTGCCGGGTCACTCGAAGACCTGAGCCGCGCGGTGATTTCGGCGGCGGCACGTGCGTGTGGAGCTCGAGCGGGAGGTCTGCTCATCGACGAAGGTGAAGCGGGTGTGTTCCTGTACTTCGTCGAGCCTCGGCCATCGAATCACGCGACGCGCGATGCCGAAGTGAAACGTTTGCAGGTCAAACGAGGTGATGGGCTGCTCGGCTGGAGCATGGCGCACAACCAACCCGTGCAGGTTGGTCCGCAGGATCCGCCCACGGGGCCCGTTGCCGAAGCAGCGCTCACGCGAATGCACCCATCGCTCGATTTCGATGTGGAGAGCGCGGTCGTCGTGCCGCTCGAAGGTGAAGGCGACAAGCCTTTGGGGGCCCTGGGCATCTACAACGCGAAGAACCCGCATGGGTTTACCCAGGAACATCGGTCGCTCTTGCGTCTCGTTTCAGCCAATGCGTCGACGGCCGTGCGTCTGTTCTGCTCGCGTATGGAGCGCGAAAAGAGCGAGCGACTCTCGGCCATCGGTCGCCTGCTTTCGGGCGTCATGCACGACATGCGCACGCCGCTCACCGTCATCAGCGGCTACGTGCAACTCATGAGCATGGCGAACGATCCGAACGTGCGAGCGGATCACATGCGCCTCATCTTGAAGCAGTTCGACGCCATCAGCGCGATGCAACGCGAGCTCTTGGAGTTTGCCCGAGGTGAACGCAGCATCCTCGTGCGGAAGGTGTATCTCACGAAGTTTTTCGGTGACCTCGAGAAGCAACTGGCACTCGAGCTCGAAGGGCGACCGGTATCGCTCGTCATGGAGCTCGATGATCGTGGAACGGCGCGATTCGATGAAGCGAAGGTCACGCGTGTCGTGCACAACCTCGTGCGCAACGCGGTCGAAGCGATGGAGCCGCTTGGTGAAGGTCAGGTCGTCGTGCGTGCGTTTCGCCGAGGTCCCGACTTCGTGCTCAGTGTTGCCGACACGGGCAAGGGCATTCCCGAGCCTGTGCGCGAGCGTCTGTTTCAGTCTTTCGTGACGAGCGGCAAGCCAGGAGGCACAGGGCTCGGCCTCGCGATCGTCAAGAAGATCGTCGACGAGCACAGTGGTTCCATCACGGTGGACTCCACCGAGAAGGGCACGACGTTCACGATCGTGTTTCCGCAAGAGCCCCCGACGACGCGATCGGTTGGACCCGCGAACGCGGTGGCTCCGGCTGCAGCTCCTCCGCAAGAGAGCGCGGCGAAGCCATCTCGTGGCAGCCAGCCGGGTGAAGCGCCTGCACAAGGGCGACGTGGGCTCGCGAATCGATCGAGCAGTCCTGGTGGTCAAGACGCCGGGCGAACGAGCTCGTAA
- a CDS encoding (Fe-S)-binding protein has translation MLRLPIVATHERSLETCVYCPKLCRAACPVSNAEASETVTPWGKMSMTYFAGRGDVPVDVEHASTAWACTGCHACREKCDHRNEPATVLVDARADFFTRGAAPPAAVASAAKATVREAEASRVFDELEASMSRDKPPVAGVLVGCGYARLERGAAKDALALSEQLARGPVRAIRSCCGLSSLYAGDREGFLAAATRFAVEAASFPRIILVDPGCARTVLVEYPRFGITIPKPTELLLDLAYEARNRFASSSQLAKGPVRWHAPCQLGRGLGRHDEPRILLEKILGSSPARFLRDGVHSECSGGGGLLPITRPATSAAIADERIAEHRARGGGLLVTACASSLHRFRTRGEPAEDLVSLLLRAITG, from the coding sequence GTGCTCCGTTTGCCGATTGTCGCGACGCACGAACGCTCGCTCGAAACGTGCGTCTACTGCCCCAAGCTTTGCCGTGCTGCGTGTCCCGTATCCAATGCGGAGGCCAGCGAAACGGTCACGCCGTGGGGCAAGATGAGCATGACGTACTTCGCAGGGCGCGGTGATGTGCCCGTCGACGTCGAGCATGCATCCACGGCGTGGGCGTGCACCGGATGTCACGCGTGCCGTGAGAAGTGCGACCATCGCAACGAGCCCGCTACCGTGCTCGTCGATGCGCGCGCGGACTTTTTCACGCGCGGAGCAGCTCCTCCCGCGGCGGTTGCGTCCGCTGCAAAAGCAACGGTGCGCGAAGCGGAGGCGTCGCGCGTCTTCGACGAGCTCGAAGCATCCATGAGCCGCGACAAACCTCCCGTCGCCGGCGTTCTCGTGGGATGCGGCTACGCGCGCTTGGAGCGTGGCGCTGCCAAAGACGCGCTCGCGCTCTCCGAGCAGCTCGCTCGGGGGCCCGTACGAGCCATCCGTAGCTGCTGTGGTTTGTCTTCGCTCTACGCGGGTGATCGCGAAGGCTTCCTCGCCGCGGCAACGCGCTTCGCCGTCGAAGCCGCATCGTTTCCTCGCATCATCCTCGTCGATCCAGGTTGCGCGCGCACGGTGCTCGTCGAGTACCCGCGGTTCGGCATCACGATTCCAAAGCCTACGGAACTGCTCCTCGATCTTGCGTACGAAGCGCGCAATCGCTTCGCCTCGTCGTCGCAGCTCGCCAAGGGTCCCGTTCGTTGGCACGCGCCTTGTCAGCTTGGACGTGGGCTTGGTCGTCATGACGAACCTCGCATCCTGCTCGAAAAAATTCTTGGCTCGTCGCCTGCCCGCTTCTTGCGCGATGGCGTCCACTCCGAATGCAGCGGTGGTGGAGGCCTCTTGCCCATCACGCGACCAGCCACGTCGGCCGCGATTGCAGATGAACGCATTGCCGAGCATCGAGCGCGTGGTGGCGGCCTTCTCGTGACGGCGTGTGCATCGAGTCTTCATCGCTTCAGGACGCGTGGTGAGCCTGCAGAAGACCTCGTATCGCTCCTTTTGCGAGCCATCACTGGCTGA
- a CDS encoding HAMP domain-containing protein: protein MSAANAKRRRTVAGRLLASYVLVLVASTITVAWSLRALRDAARDAELLRNVYVPMVRQIDEALADQNLLNLQLNHITAAKNPGDVREWIETARRTRPLTFAKVRKTAERELDGGDTSVRAFRAEVVREASSIEKFLTAEPERFGKLFQALATGDAEGAERARDDVLKRETDGAHRLRAIRARIDERMDALTAEAKRRETRAMQLLVGLFGLTLLVGVAISVYARRVLAPLTRVTERAEAVARGDLTPREIVATNDEIGELATTFESMVAAIQRARSELVNAERLAAIGKMAAHVTHEIRNPLSSIGLNLELLEEEVATSGNREASQLVVAIRGEVERLSRIAEQYLSIARRPKPTLERERVEDLVHELLTFVRPELERGNVTSHVNVDADLPDALVDESLFRQALLNLVRNAREAMSKGGELVINLRTASDGGIDLTIEDSGSGVPEEMRASIFDPFFTTKQRGTGLGLAVTRDIIEAHRGTIRCEGRDEGGTRFCIRLPKAESVPKAEASAVIED from the coding sequence ATGTCAGCAGCCAATGCCAAGCGCAGACGAACCGTCGCGGGCAGGTTGCTCGCCAGTTACGTGCTGGTGCTCGTCGCTTCCACGATCACCGTGGCGTGGAGCTTGCGAGCGCTGCGCGATGCTGCGCGTGATGCCGAGCTCTTGCGCAACGTTTACGTGCCGATGGTGCGCCAAATCGACGAGGCTCTCGCCGATCAGAATCTGCTGAACTTGCAGCTCAACCACATCACGGCGGCGAAGAACCCTGGTGACGTGCGCGAGTGGATCGAGACGGCTCGACGTACGCGTCCGCTCACGTTTGCCAAGGTGCGCAAGACGGCGGAACGAGAGCTCGATGGGGGAGACACATCGGTTCGCGCATTCCGTGCTGAAGTCGTTCGCGAGGCATCCTCGATCGAAAAGTTTCTCACTGCGGAACCGGAACGTTTTGGCAAGTTGTTTCAAGCGCTTGCTACCGGTGACGCCGAGGGTGCAGAGCGTGCGCGTGACGATGTGCTGAAACGGGAGACCGATGGTGCGCATCGGCTGCGGGCCATTCGAGCGCGCATCGACGAACGCATGGATGCGCTCACGGCGGAGGCCAAGCGCCGTGAGACGCGCGCGATGCAGCTTCTCGTCGGCTTGTTTGGGCTCACGTTGCTCGTTGGCGTGGCGATATCGGTGTACGCGCGCCGCGTGCTCGCACCGCTCACGCGCGTCACCGAGCGTGCGGAGGCGGTTGCGCGAGGAGACCTCACGCCGCGGGAAATTGTCGCGACGAACGACGAGATTGGCGAGCTAGCGACGACGTTCGAGAGCATGGTCGCGGCGATTCAGCGAGCGCGCAGCGAGCTCGTGAACGCCGAGCGCCTCGCTGCGATTGGCAAGATGGCAGCTCACGTCACGCACGAAATACGCAACCCGCTTTCGTCCATTGGCCTCAACCTCGAGCTACTCGAGGAGGAGGTCGCGACGAGTGGCAACAGAGAGGCGTCGCAGCTCGTCGTGGCCATCAGGGGCGAAGTCGAGCGTTTGTCGCGTATCGCCGAGCAGTACCTCAGCATCGCGCGTAGGCCGAAACCGACGCTGGAACGCGAGCGTGTCGAGGACTTGGTGCACGAGCTGCTCACGTTTGTCAGGCCCGAGCTCGAGCGTGGAAACGTCACGAGTCACGTGAACGTCGATGCGGACTTGCCCGACGCGCTCGTCGACGAATCGCTCTTTCGGCAGGCGCTGCTCAACCTCGTGCGTAACGCGCGCGAGGCGATGTCCAAAGGTGGGGAGCTCGTCATCAATCTGCGCACGGCGAGTGATGGGGGCATCGACCTGACCATCGAGGACAGCGGATCGGGCGTACCCGAGGAGATGCGCGCATCGATTTTCGATCCGTTTTTCACGACGAAGCAGCGCGGCACGGGGCTGGGGCTCGCGGTCACACGGGACATCATCGAAGCGCATCGCGGGACGATTCGCTGCGAGGGTCGTGATGAAGGCGGGACGCGGTTTTGCATTCGGTTGCCGAAGGCGGAGAGCGTTCCGAAAGCGGAGGCGAGTGCGGTGATTGAGGATTGA
- a CDS encoding sigma-70 family RNA polymerase sigma factor: MTSDDETEEARFVARLVARDESAFNELVIAYERRVFALVFRMIGRREEAEDLAQEVFVQVFKAIDQFRGDSKLSTWIFRIAVNLSKNRMKYLSRRRSGQQDDIHEIAERLTGESGKGVTVARVERPDDMLEGLQLETIVKRAIERVDPDFREVLILRDVEDMSYEEIGQLTGLAEGTVKSRIFRGRAQLKALVEKALGDKSKGEKKS, translated from the coding sequence GTGACGAGCGACGACGAGACCGAGGAAGCAAGGTTCGTCGCACGTCTCGTTGCGCGTGACGAGTCTGCGTTCAACGAGCTCGTCATCGCGTACGAGCGGCGCGTGTTCGCGCTCGTGTTCCGCATGATCGGGCGTCGTGAAGAGGCGGAGGACTTGGCGCAAGAAGTGTTCGTCCAAGTCTTCAAGGCGATCGATCAGTTCCGAGGCGATTCGAAGCTGTCCACGTGGATCTTTCGCATCGCCGTGAACCTCTCCAAGAACCGGATGAAGTACCTGTCGCGTCGGCGATCGGGACAGCAGGACGACATCCACGAAATTGCCGAGCGGCTCACGGGGGAATCAGGCAAGGGCGTCACGGTTGCGCGCGTGGAACGACCGGACGACATGCTCGAAGGGTTGCAGCTCGAGACGATCGTGAAGCGAGCGATCGAGCGGGTGGATCCGGATTTTCGCGAGGTGTTGATTCTGCGCGACGTGGAGGACATGTCGTACGAGGAGATCGGGCAGTTGACGGGTTTGGCCGAGGGAACCGTCAAGAGCCGGATTTTCCGGGGGCGCGCGCAGCTCAAGGCGCTGGTCGAAAAAGCGCTCGGTGACAAATCCAAGGGCGAGAAGAAGTCATGA